Proteins encoded by one window of Nocardia goodfellowii:
- a CDS encoding DUF6285 domain-containing protein, which produces MQNRPSAAELLESLAELLEDTLMPALPPELRHRARVGAHLARIVRREVEFGPAAAQREHELMSTVDDGDEQALWLALTEVVRADLAIAKPGYDSWAGE; this is translated from the coding sequence GTGCAGAATCGTCCGTCCGCAGCCGAGTTGCTGGAGTCGCTCGCCGAACTGCTGGAAGACACATTGATGCCGGCCTTGCCGCCCGAACTGCGGCATCGCGCCCGAGTCGGGGCCCACCTGGCCAGGATCGTGCGTCGCGAGGTCGAATTCGGGCCGGCGGCCGCACAGCGCGAACACGAGCTGATGAGCACGGTCGACGACGGCGACGAGCAGGCCCTGTGGCTGGCCCTGACCGAGGTGGTGCGCGCCGATCTGGCGATTGCCAAGCCCGGTTACGACAGTTGGGCGGGAGAGTGA
- a CDS encoding DUF742 domain-containing protein, with protein sequence MNDPRESWYDDDAGPVVRLFALTRGRSGSARTDVNMLTLVVTSPMGRLRRHEPEYAAIQHLARTPQSVAEIAAHLRLPMTTTKILVGDLISDGVLDFRAPVATPENGTGASDITMLRALLKGIQKL encoded by the coding sequence ATGAACGATCCGCGCGAATCCTGGTACGACGACGACGCGGGACCCGTCGTCCGACTGTTCGCGCTCACCCGGGGACGGTCCGGTAGCGCGCGCACCGACGTCAATATGCTGACGCTGGTGGTCACTTCGCCCATGGGGCGGCTGCGTCGCCATGAACCGGAGTATGCGGCGATCCAGCATCTGGCCCGGACGCCGCAGTCTGTCGCGGAGATCGCCGCGCACCTGCGCCTGCCCATGACGACCACCAAGATTCTGGTCGGCGACCTGATCAGCGACGGCGTGCTCGACTTCCGCGCGCCGGTCGCGACCCCCGAGAACGGCACGGGCGCAAGCGATATCACGATGCTGCGGGCCCTGCTCAAGGGCATTCAGAAGCTGTAG
- a CDS encoding acyl-CoA dehydrogenase family protein produces the protein MDFELPAELTGYLAELDAFIETEIVPLEQEHDNIRFFDHRREDARTDWDRGGLPTAEWERLLAEARRRADAAGHYRYAFPREFGGRDGTNLGMAVIREHLARRGLGLHCDLQNEHAIVANNVGLLLMLEYGSAAQQAEWVDGLAAGTKFFAFGITEPEHGSDATHLATTAVRDGDDWIINGAKTWNTGVHIADADLIFARTSGKAGDGHGITAFLVPTGAPGFQVEEYLWTFNMPTDHARISLTDVRVPEAAIFGPEGHGLGVVQHFFNENRIRQAASSLGAAQYCVDQAVAYAKERKPFGKPLAVNQAIQFPLVELHTQCEMLRALLYKTAWSMDTYGTFAAAEQVSMLNYWANRLCCEAADRAMQVHGGLGYSRHKPFEHIYRHHRRYRITEGAEEIQMRRVAGYLFGFMDRTAVKGV, from the coding sequence GTGGATTTCGAACTGCCCGCGGAACTGACCGGGTATCTGGCCGAGTTGGACGCCTTCATCGAGACCGAGATCGTCCCGCTCGAACAGGAGCACGACAATATCCGCTTCTTCGACCACCGCCGCGAGGACGCCCGCACCGACTGGGACCGCGGCGGCCTGCCTACCGCGGAATGGGAGCGGTTGCTGGCCGAAGCGCGTCGCCGCGCCGACGCCGCGGGCCACTATCGCTACGCCTTCCCCCGGGAGTTCGGCGGACGCGATGGCACCAACCTCGGCATGGCCGTGATCCGGGAACACCTGGCGCGACGCGGGCTCGGCTTGCATTGCGATTTGCAGAACGAGCACGCGATCGTCGCCAACAATGTGGGTCTGTTGCTCATGCTCGAGTACGGTTCGGCGGCGCAGCAAGCCGAGTGGGTGGACGGGCTGGCCGCGGGCACCAAGTTCTTCGCGTTCGGGATCACCGAACCCGAGCACGGCTCCGACGCCACCCACCTGGCGACCACCGCTGTGCGCGACGGCGACGATTGGATCATCAACGGGGCCAAGACCTGGAATACCGGCGTACATATCGCCGACGCGGACCTGATCTTCGCGCGTACCTCGGGGAAAGCGGGCGACGGGCACGGCATCACGGCGTTCCTGGTGCCCACCGGCGCTCCCGGCTTTCAGGTCGAGGAGTACCTCTGGACGTTCAACATGCCCACCGACCACGCGCGGATCTCGCTGACCGACGTCCGAGTCCCCGAGGCGGCGATCTTCGGGCCGGAGGGCCACGGTCTCGGGGTCGTGCAGCACTTCTTCAACGAGAACCGGATCCGCCAAGCCGCCTCCAGCCTCGGCGCGGCGCAGTACTGCGTCGACCAGGCCGTCGCTTACGCCAAGGAGCGCAAGCCGTTCGGCAAACCGCTGGCCGTCAACCAGGCCATCCAATTCCCGCTGGTGGAGCTGCACACCCAGTGCGAAATGCTGCGTGCGCTGCTCTACAAAACCGCCTGGTCCATGGACACCTACGGCACTTTCGCGGCCGCCGAACAGGTGTCGATGCTCAACTACTGGGCGAACCGGTTGTGCTGTGAGGCCGCCGACCGGGCCATGCAGGTCCACGGCGGCCTCGGCTACTCTCGGCACAAGCCCTTCGAGCACATCTACCGGCACCACCGCCGTTACCGCATCACCGAGGGCGCGGAAGAGATTCAGATGCGACGGGTGGCGGGCTACCTCTTCGGCTTCATGGACCGAACGGCGGTCAAGGGGGTGTAA
- a CDS encoding sensor histidine kinase, protein MIGSKFPRIRAPRTVGVRTRLLAIVLIPSLALLATGIGGAAYLVQSGRDANRFAELASGTTAPAIMMVEAFQEERRISLLHLAGDDSAAPNLPTARKQSDLALAAVAAQGEAVSELRPDLASNIDGYNELYKQLPTLRGGIDARAVPAPQAFAAYSQIIQVITLASLLAAEVAPDAGVAVELYKAVHALRAAEAISRTSSLGSVAVLTEFLAPETLAELSGYIGDGRGEVAYVGSVLTGVRLEQWKRITGGPEWQRVTAMEDALLQRGPQPAVDRRASDIELPMDVTEWQTAAGKVRTDLLQLWEDQSADAHVTATDSGNRISRNSILGGAAVFSLALLAFLAASLLANRFIGRMKRLRRDTLELADERLPETIRQLSGGQSVADSEVAELDYGTDEIGQVADAFNRAHGAAVAAAVAESQTRAGVNAVFLNIAHRSQVVVHRQLGLLDKAEREEEAPERLDLLFELDHLATRARRNAENLIILGGEQPGRRWRNPVPLIDVIRGAVAESQDYTRIHIGRLPDTQVTGNAVADVIHLLAELADNATAYSPPESRVEITGHLVGTGVALEISDQGLGMSAEELDQRNAVLADPPDFSVAALSGDARLGLFVVAKLAVRHGISVRLTDSDYGGIKAIVLIPIALTTPEMTAAPQGFHGLGGFTGGDAYAQPAGLTATPEPSSTVSERPGLPRRQRTTDTFPGSS, encoded by the coding sequence GTGATCGGTAGTAAATTCCCCCGGATTCGCGCCCCACGCACAGTCGGTGTCCGCACCAGACTGCTGGCCATTGTGCTCATTCCGAGTCTGGCCCTGCTGGCCACCGGCATCGGTGGCGCCGCCTATCTGGTGCAGAGTGGCCGCGACGCCAATCGGTTCGCCGAATTGGCCAGTGGCACAACGGCTCCAGCGATCATGATGGTCGAGGCGTTCCAGGAGGAACGCCGGATCTCGCTGCTGCACCTGGCCGGCGACGACAGCGCGGCGCCCAATCTCCCCACGGCGCGCAAACAATCCGATCTGGCCCTCGCCGCCGTCGCCGCGCAAGGTGAAGCGGTTTCCGAGCTGCGGCCGGACCTGGCGAGCAATATCGACGGCTACAACGAACTGTACAAACAACTTCCGACCCTGCGCGGCGGCATCGACGCGCGCGCGGTCCCGGCCCCACAGGCCTTCGCCGCGTACAGCCAGATCATCCAGGTCATCACGCTGGCCTCGCTGCTCGCGGCCGAAGTCGCCCCTGACGCCGGGGTCGCGGTGGAGCTCTACAAGGCGGTGCACGCCCTGCGCGCCGCCGAGGCGATCTCCCGGACCAGCAGCCTGGGCTCGGTCGCGGTACTCACCGAGTTCCTCGCGCCGGAGACATTGGCCGAACTCAGCGGCTACATCGGCGACGGCCGTGGTGAAGTCGCCTATGTCGGCTCGGTTCTGACCGGTGTCCGGTTGGAGCAGTGGAAGCGGATCACCGGTGGTCCGGAATGGCAGCGCGTGACCGCGATGGAGGACGCGCTGTTGCAGCGCGGCCCGCAGCCCGCCGTCGACCGCAGAGCCTCCGACATCGAACTGCCGATGGATGTCACCGAATGGCAGACCGCCGCGGGCAAGGTGCGCACCGACCTGCTGCAACTCTGGGAAGACCAGAGCGCGGACGCGCACGTCACCGCGACGGACTCCGGCAACCGCATCTCCCGGAACTCGATTCTCGGTGGCGCGGCGGTCTTTTCGCTCGCACTGCTGGCGTTCCTCGCGGCTTCGTTGCTGGCCAACCGCTTCATCGGCCGGATGAAGCGGCTCCGCCGCGACACGCTCGAGCTCGCCGACGAACGGCTGCCGGAGACCATTCGCCAGCTCAGCGGCGGGCAGTCGGTCGCGGACAGCGAGGTCGCCGAGCTCGACTACGGCACCGACGAAATCGGCCAGGTCGCGGATGCTTTCAACCGCGCGCACGGTGCGGCCGTAGCGGCGGCGGTCGCCGAATCCCAGACCCGCGCGGGCGTGAACGCGGTGTTCCTCAATATCGCGCACCGCAGCCAGGTAGTGGTGCACCGCCAGCTCGGCCTGCTCGACAAGGCCGAACGCGAGGAAGAGGCCCCCGAGCGCCTCGATCTGCTCTTCGAACTCGATCACCTGGCCACCCGCGCCCGGCGCAACGCCGAGAATCTGATCATCCTCGGCGGTGAACAACCCGGCCGGCGCTGGCGCAACCCGGTCCCGCTGATCGACGTGATCCGCGGCGCGGTCGCCGAAAGCCAGGACTACACCCGCATTCACATCGGCCGGTTGCCCGATACGCAGGTCACCGGCAACGCCGTGGCGGACGTCATCCACCTGCTCGCCGAACTCGCGGACAACGCCACCGCGTACTCACCGCCGGAGTCCCGGGTCGAGATCACCGGCCACCTGGTCGGCACGGGCGTGGCCCTGGAGATCTCCGATCAGGGGCTGGGGATGTCGGCCGAGGAACTCGACCAGCGCAACGCGGTGCTGGCCGATCCGCCGGACTTCAGCGTCGCGGCGCTGTCCGGTGATGCCCGGCTCGGACTCTTCGTCGTTGCCAAACTGGCGGTCCGGCACGGCATTTCGGTGCGGCTGACCGATTCCGACTACGGCGGCATCAAGGCGATCGTCTTGATCCCGATCGCGCTGACCACGCCGGAGATGACGGCCGCGCCGCAGGGTTTCCATGGCCTCGGCGGCTTCACCGGCGGTGACGCCTACGCCCAGCCCGCCGGCCTCACCGCCACACCGGAACCGTCCTCCACAGTGTCCGAGCGCCCGGGCTTGCCGCGGCGCCAACGTACTACCGATACCTTTCCTGGAAGCTCATGA
- a CDS encoding sensor histidine kinase, with translation MFGSRFPRISPAHLSRTVGVRTRLLAIVLIPSIALLATGIGGAVYLIRDGQKANDWAELADATGKPVALMVQAFQEERRISLLHLAGDGTAVAHLPAARKQSDIALAAVHEGAVAARKLRPDTKDELDDYRKLFDKLTQLRGGIDARMVPTAMAFEAFNKVIDTVSLVVLLAADIAPDAKVAVELYKSTHLLRAAESLSRVTSLGSVALLTDQLSATQVPELARYIGDARGEVSYLSSVLTGARQEELKQLVAGPEWQRNVAMENALVQRGPVAPKSDTAARTSRTSRTETAALPMELAEWQQVAGHVRGGLLKVWVDQTTDAQTAAKTLGDRLAKRSMFGGGVVLAVTLVAFIAALLLANRFIGRMKRLRRDTLELADERLPETIRQLSSGKELDAVDELAKLDYGADEIGQVADAFNRAHRAAVSAAVAESKTRAGVNAVFLNIAHRSQVVVHRQLVLLDKAEREEEDPERLDLLFQLDHLATRSRRNAENLIILGGEQPGRKWRNPVPLVDVIRGAVAESLDYTRINIGQLPQTHITGSAVADMIHLLAELTDNATAYSPPEAKVEITGNLVGKGVAVEISDQGLGMSVEEFGERNTLLASPPDFSVAALSSDARLGLFVVAKLAVRHGISVRLAESEYGGVKAIVLIPVALTTNELEPSASRPALTGGAEYALTGQVAAIGKSGSFDAFGPGVIGGGEIPVRAGGLARTEAYGQSVAFEPTVNGGSSPSFGPSQSFGETPSFGQPQSFSETSSFGQPQSSGGTTSLGQSQGSGGTPSSGQPQSSGETPSSSHSPMSGETSSFGETAAAGHPSNTGQSPNTGQSPNTGQSPNTGQLPRFGQPAGFGSSASVRHSESFGQAQTFGRPESAEQTGTGLPPAANPAETTGRHQKPELPRRRRTTGAAAKPTPSLPEPEPAPRQRSADEARNLMSAIEKGTRQGRMNRIDSDPAPSNPDLHEGRW, from the coding sequence GTGTTCGGCAGTAGATTCCCCCGCATATCCCCGGCACACCTGAGCCGGACCGTCGGTGTCCGTACCCGGCTGCTCGCCATCGTGCTGATCCCGAGTATTGCGCTGCTGGCCACCGGCATCGGTGGCGCCGTCTACCTGATCCGGGACGGTCAGAAGGCCAACGATTGGGCCGAGCTGGCGGACGCGACGGGTAAACCGGTCGCCTTGATGGTGCAGGCCTTTCAGGAGGAGCGCCGAATCTCGTTGCTGCACCTGGCCGGTGACGGCACGGCGGTCGCGCATCTGCCTGCCGCCCGCAAGCAGTCCGACATAGCCCTGGCGGCGGTGCACGAAGGGGCGGTCGCGGCACGCAAGCTGCGTCCCGACACCAAAGACGAGCTCGACGACTACCGCAAGCTCTTCGACAAACTCACCCAACTCCGTGGCGGCATCGACGCGCGAATGGTCCCCACGGCCATGGCCTTCGAGGCCTTCAACAAGGTCATCGACACCGTCTCGCTGGTGGTGCTGCTCGCCGCGGACATCGCGCCCGACGCGAAAGTCGCGGTGGAGCTGTACAAATCGACGCACTTGCTGCGTGCCGCGGAATCGCTGTCCCGGGTCACCAGTCTCGGTTCGGTGGCGCTGCTCACCGACCAGCTCTCCGCAACCCAAGTCCCCGAGCTGGCCCGCTACATCGGCGATGCTCGCGGCGAGGTCTCCTACTTGAGCTCGGTCCTCACCGGCGCGCGGCAGGAGGAGCTGAAGCAGCTCGTCGCCGGCCCCGAATGGCAGCGCAACGTCGCGATGGAGAACGCGCTGGTGCAGCGCGGCCCGGTGGCGCCCAAGAGCGACACCGCCGCACGCACCAGCCGGACCAGCCGGACCGAGACCGCGGCACTGCCGATGGAGCTCGCCGAATGGCAGCAGGTGGCGGGCCACGTACGCGGCGGACTGCTGAAGGTGTGGGTCGATCAGACCACCGACGCCCAGACCGCCGCGAAAACGCTCGGCGACCGGCTCGCCAAGCGGTCCATGTTCGGCGGGGGCGTGGTCCTCGCCGTCACCCTGGTCGCGTTCATAGCGGCCCTGCTGCTGGCCAACCGATTCATCGGCCGGATGAAACGCCTACGCCGCGACACCCTGGAACTGGCCGACGAGCGACTACCGGAGACCATCCGCCAGCTCAGCAGCGGAAAAGAGCTCGACGCGGTCGACGAGCTCGCGAAACTGGACTACGGCGCCGACGAGATCGGCCAGGTCGCCGATGCTTTCAACCGTGCGCATCGCGCCGCCGTGTCGGCCGCGGTCGCCGAATCGAAGACCCGCGCGGGCGTGAACGCGGTGTTCCTGAATATCGCGCACCGCAGCCAGGTAGTCGTGCATCGCCAGCTGGTCCTGCTCGACAAGGCCGAGCGCGAGGAAGAAGATCCGGAACGCCTCGATCTGCTGTTCCAACTCGATCACCTGGCTACCCGGTCCCGGCGCAACGCCGAAAACCTGATCATCCTCGGCGGCGAACAGCCGGGACGGAAGTGGCGCAATCCGGTGCCGCTGGTCGACGTGATCCGCGGCGCGGTCGCGGAAAGCCTCGACTACACCCGCATCAATATCGGCCAGCTGCCGCAGACCCACATCACCGGCAGCGCCGTGGCCGACATGATCCACCTGCTCGCCGAACTGACCGACAACGCCACCGCGTACTCGCCGCCGGAAGCCAAGGTGGAGATCACCGGCAACCTGGTGGGCAAGGGCGTGGCGGTGGAGATCTCCGATCAGGGTCTGGGCATGTCCGTCGAGGAATTCGGCGAACGCAACACGCTGCTGGCCAGCCCGCCGGATTTCAGTGTCGCGGCGCTGTCCAGCGATGCCCGTCTGGGCCTGTTCGTGGTCGCCAAACTAGCCGTCCGGCACGGGATCTCGGTGCGTCTCGCGGAATCCGAGTACGGCGGAGTGAAGGCCATCGTGCTGATCCCGGTGGCACTGACCACCAATGAACTGGAGCCGAGCGCGAGCCGTCCGGCTTTGACCGGTGGTGCCGAGTACGCGCTCACCGGACAGGTCGCGGCCATCGGTAAGTCCGGCAGTTTCGATGCCTTCGGGCCGGGTGTGATCGGCGGCGGTGAAATCCCGGTGCGGGCCGGTGGGCTGGCACGGACCGAGGCGTATGGCCAGAGCGTCGCCTTCGAGCCGACCGTAAACGGTGGCTCGTCACCGAGTTTCGGTCCATCGCAGAGTTTCGGCGAGACACCGAGTTTTGGTCAGCCGCAGAGCTTCAGCGAGACATCCAGTTTCGGTCAGCCGCAGAGTTCCGGCGGAACCACAAGTTTGGGCCAGTCGCAAGGTTCCGGCGGGACCCCAAGTTCGGGCCAGCCGCAGAGTTCCGGCGAAACGCCGAGTTCGAGTCACTCGCCCATGTCCGGCGAGACGTCCAGCTTCGGTGAGACGGCGGCTGCGGGACATCCCTCGAACACCGGGCAGTCCCCCAACACCGGCCAGTCCCCCAACACCGGCCAGTCCCCCAACACCGGGCAGCTCCCGCGCTTCGGGCAGCCCGCCGGTTTCGGCTCGTCCGCTAGCGTCCGCCATTCCGAAAGCTTCGGCCAGGCGCAAACTTTCGGCCGCCCGGAGAGCGCCGAGCAGACCGGCACGGGTCTGCCCCCGGCGGCCAACCCGGCGGAAACCACTGGGCGGCACCAGAAGCCCGAGCTGCCGCGACGCCGCCGGACCACCGGCGCCGCCGCCAAACCCACGCCATCCCTGCCGGAGCCCGAACCGGCGCCACGCCAGCGTTCGGCCGACGAAGCTCGAAACCTGATGTCGGCCATCGAGAAAGGCACTCGGCAGGGCCGCATGAACCGGATCGATTCCGACCCGGCTCCCAGCAATCCCGATCTCCACGAAGGGCGGTGGTGA
- a CDS encoding roadblock/LC7 domain-containing protein: MSVSRNLDWLLDDLLQRLPDVRDAVVLSTDGLLLGKSSAMERSDAERFCAMAATLHGVARSAGTHFDAGGVCQTVVELDRAVLFITAAGANACLAVLTSETANLGMVAYEMNQTVQRVGTHLSVDPRPQALDQVG; this comes from the coding sequence ATGTCCGTGTCACGTAATCTCGATTGGCTGCTCGACGATCTGCTACAGCGGCTGCCCGATGTCCGCGACGCCGTCGTGCTGTCCACCGACGGGCTGCTGCTCGGCAAGAGCAGCGCGATGGAACGCTCGGATGCCGAGCGCTTCTGCGCGATGGCCGCCACGCTGCACGGCGTAGCGCGCAGCGCCGGAACCCATTTCGATGCCGGCGGGGTCTGCCAGACCGTGGTGGAGCTGGACCGCGCTGTCCTGTTCATCACCGCCGCCGGTGCGAATGCCTGTCTTGCCGTGCTGACCTCGGAAACGGCGAACCTCGGTATGGTGGCTTATGAGATGAACCAAACCGTGCAGCGGGTCGGCACGCACCTGTCGGTGGACCCGCGGCCGCAAGCTCTTGATCAAGTGGGTTAG
- a CDS encoding GMC family oxidoreductase N-terminal domain-containing protein translates to MEVTARQRAALEMICETFAPGDGSGLPGAGERAVADAVLEMIARGPRPEDAKQLTTLLGLWDSRLFGVLAGMSPRRFSARPVADRERMLLRLGESRIGALRAMFQALKASALLPYYGQAGPDGNPMWQAMGYPAPPGALDSAPKPALTPLRPTENTTLDCDVVIVGSGAGGGTAAAVLAEAGLDVVVLERGEYFDDKDFGQGDFEAMAKFYAPGPLSTAEGQMSIGAGSCLGGGTVVNWSTSVRTPDEVRAEWASLGAKQFDSDEFGDALTAVERRLGVNYDRSPLSGRESVLERGLQKLGWEVGTLPRNVTDACDAGIECGRCGSGCRLGAKQSVTKTWLADAAAKGARLVVGADVRSIEVKAGTAESVRAVTVAGHEIVVRARAVVVAAGAIQTPALLRRSGLRDNNIGNYLRLHPATAVFGTFDEEIRPWEGGLQTRLSRQHSDLDGNGYGVIFETMPLHPGPIMGLVSWRGSAEHRAFMGNLAHTAAVAVITRDRDHGSVVLDKAGEPIVKYVVSARDAAHVHRGIVGAAEILEAAGAKTITSSHQAGVSYEPGVRGSHAEFEAAALAAGYAPGRCSMGALHIMGSARMGGSRADSATDPDGATWEVPNIVVADASCFPTASGVNPMVTIEAIAYMNAKRLAARLS, encoded by the coding sequence ATGGAAGTTACGGCACGGCAGCGCGCGGCGCTGGAAATGATCTGCGAAACGTTCGCGCCCGGCGACGGATCGGGGCTACCCGGCGCCGGTGAGCGTGCGGTCGCCGACGCCGTGCTGGAGATGATCGCCCGTGGCCCGCGCCCCGAAGACGCCAAGCAATTGACCACCCTACTCGGACTCTGGGATTCGCGGCTGTTCGGCGTGCTGGCCGGGATGAGCCCGCGCCGCTTCTCCGCCCGGCCCGTGGCCGATCGCGAGCGCATGCTGCTGCGGTTGGGCGAATCGCGGATCGGCGCCCTGCGCGCGATGTTCCAGGCGCTCAAGGCTTCCGCGCTGCTCCCGTACTACGGCCAGGCCGGGCCGGACGGCAATCCGATGTGGCAGGCGATGGGCTATCCGGCCCCGCCCGGCGCGCTCGACTCCGCCCCGAAACCCGCGCTGACGCCGCTGCGTCCCACCGAGAACACCACGCTGGACTGCGATGTGGTCATCGTCGGCTCAGGCGCCGGCGGCGGCACCGCCGCCGCGGTGCTGGCCGAGGCCGGACTCGATGTCGTGGTGCTGGAACGCGGCGAATACTTCGACGACAAAGACTTCGGCCAGGGCGATTTCGAAGCGATGGCGAAGTTCTACGCACCGGGGCCACTGTCCACCGCGGAAGGGCAGATGTCGATCGGTGCGGGTAGCTGCCTGGGCGGCGGCACGGTCGTCAACTGGAGCACCTCGGTACGCACCCCCGACGAGGTCCGTGCCGAATGGGCGAGCTTGGGCGCCAAGCAGTTCGACAGCGATGAGTTCGGTGACGCGCTCACCGCGGTGGAGCGCCGGCTCGGCGTCAACTACGACCGCTCGCCGCTGTCCGGCCGGGAGAGCGTGCTCGAGCGTGGCCTGCAGAAGCTGGGCTGGGAGGTCGGCACGCTGCCCCGCAATGTCACCGACGCCTGCGACGCCGGGATCGAATGCGGCCGTTGCGGTTCCGGCTGCCGACTGGGCGCCAAGCAGTCGGTGACCAAGACCTGGCTCGCCGACGCCGCCGCCAAGGGCGCGCGCCTGGTGGTCGGCGCCGACGTGCGGTCCATCGAGGTCAAAGCGGGCACCGCCGAAAGCGTGCGCGCGGTCACCGTCGCGGGACACGAGATCGTCGTGCGCGCGCGGGCGGTAGTCGTCGCCGCGGGCGCCATCCAGACACCCGCGCTGCTGCGCCGATCAGGCTTGCGCGACAACAACATCGGCAACTATCTCCGCCTGCACCCGGCGACAGCGGTGTTCGGCACCTTCGACGAGGAGATCCGGCCGTGGGAGGGCGGGTTGCAGACCCGGCTGTCCCGCCAGCACAGCGACCTCGACGGCAACGGGTACGGCGTCATCTTCGAGACCATGCCGCTGCACCCGGGTCCGATCATGGGTTTGGTCAGCTGGCGTGGATCGGCCGAACATCGCGCGTTCATGGGGAACTTGGCGCATACCGCGGCCGTCGCGGTGATCACCCGCGACCGCGACCACGGCAGCGTGGTACTGGACAAGGCCGGTGAGCCGATCGTCAAGTACGTGGTCTCGGCCCGCGACGCCGCCCATGTGCACCGCGGAATCGTCGGCGCCGCCGAGATTTTGGAGGCGGCGGGCGCGAAGACGATCACCTCCTCGCATCAGGCCGGAGTCTCCTACGAACCGGGCGTGCGCGGTTCGCATGCCGAATTCGAAGCCGCCGCACTGGCCGCGGGCTACGCTCCGGGCCGATGCAGTATGGGGGCGCTGCACATCATGGGCTCGGCGCGGATGGGCGGATCGCGGGCGGACTCGGCCACCGATCCCGACGGGGCGACCTGGGAAGTGCCGAATATCGTTGTCGCCGACGCGTCGTGCTTCCCGACGGCTTCCGGGGTGAACCCGATGGTGACGATCGAGGCCATCGCGTACATGAACGCGAAGCGTCTCGCGGCACGGCTGAGCTGA
- a CDS encoding DUF742 domain-containing protein produces MNSPRESWYDDEAGPVVRLFAVTRGRSDTRRTDIDLLTLVVTSPYGVLRRHEPEYAAITRLAQAPQSVAELAAQLRLPITTTKILVGDLIGDGVLDFRAPVATNENGAGTTDIPMLRALLEGIRAL; encoded by the coding sequence ATGAACAGTCCACGGGAGTCCTGGTACGACGACGAAGCCGGGCCCGTCGTCCGGCTGTTCGCGGTCACCCGCGGCCGCTCCGACACCCGCCGGACCGATATCGACCTGCTCACGTTGGTCGTCACCTCGCCGTACGGCGTGCTGCGCCGCCACGAACCCGAATACGCCGCGATCACTCGTCTGGCCCAGGCGCCGCAGTCGGTGGCCGAACTCGCCGCGCAACTGCGCCTGCCGATAACGACGACCAAGATTCTGGTCGGCGATCTGATCGGCGACGGCGTATTGGATTTCCGGGCGCCGGTCGCGACCAACGAGAATGGCGCGGGCACTACCGATATTCCTATGCTGCGCGCGCTGCTGGAAGGTATCCGGGCGCTGTAG
- a CDS encoding phosphotransferase family protein, with the protein MTIDPVAGLAEFLTRSFHTPVRVTDVEYLSAGARRRNVAFTAQVDGEPARKLVATLVPPAVQIMSVEDEAAVRELARAHAVPVPAVVAVCGDPAVLGEPFLISAHVAGETIPRKVLRLIEAAGNADTVAREWGAAMGRLHAIDPAAAPPTVPASGADAAAAVLAEAERNVRALLDDRPVFALALRWLEQRLPDPPSRTVLLHTDLRNGNIVVGPDGLRAVLDWEGAQRFGDPMRDVAWPALRMWRFGVDAREFGGFADRAGFVRGYEDAGGAFDLDRFRWWKVMGTLAWGAGLAAQAAAHLDGTVRDIVMAASGRRVSEIEWDLLMQIRPGTRT; encoded by the coding sequence GTGACGATCGATCCCGTCGCCGGCCTGGCCGAATTCCTGACCCGGTCTTTTCATACGCCGGTGCGGGTCACCGATGTGGAGTACCTCTCCGCCGGCGCGCGCAGGCGCAATGTCGCCTTCACCGCGCAGGTCGACGGCGAACCCGCCCGCAAACTGGTGGCCACCCTGGTGCCGCCCGCGGTGCAGATCATGTCGGTCGAGGACGAGGCCGCGGTGCGCGAGCTCGCCAGAGCGCACGCGGTCCCGGTACCCGCGGTGGTCGCCGTCTGTGGCGACCCGGCTGTGCTAGGCGAACCGTTTCTGATCAGCGCGCACGTGGCCGGAGAAACCATCCCACGCAAGGTATTACGTCTCATCGAAGCGGCGGGCAACGCCGACACGGTCGCCCGGGAGTGGGGCGCGGCGATGGGCCGGTTGCACGCCATCGACCCGGCCGCCGCTCCGCCCACCGTGCCCGCATCGGGCGCGGACGCGGCCGCCGCCGTCCTCGCCGAGGCCGAACGGAACGTGCGCGCGCTACTCGACGACCGGCCGGTCTTCGCCCTGGCCCTGCGCTGGCTCGAACAACGGCTGCCGGACCCGCCGTCGCGCACGGTGCTGCTGCACACCGATCTGCGCAACGGCAACATCGTCGTCGGCCCGGACGGCCTGCGCGCCGTGCTGGACTGGGAGGGCGCCCAGCGTTTCGGTGACCCGATGCGGGATGTGGCGTGGCCCGCGCTACGGATGTGGCGCTTCGGCGTGGACGCACGGGAGTTCGGGGGCTTCGCCGACCGCGCCGGCTTCGTGCGCGGCTACGAGGATGCGGGCGGCGCCTTCGATCTGGACCGGTTCCGCTGGTGGAAGGTGATGGGCACGCTGGCGTGGGGTGCGGGCCTGGCCGCGCAGGCGGCCGCTCATCTGGACGGAACCGTGCGCGACATCGTCATGGCCGCCAGCGGGCGTCGCGTGTCGGAAATCGAATGGGATCTGCTCATGCAGATCCGCCCCGGCACGAGAACTTAG